acctaaaagtatagagagggattggtaaacctgattctcatcacaagggtaggctggctgggaagggcaccaatgggagaaaagtgttcatcgagcatgattacaaagaagtgagttgggcacattacagtgtcttgtagagtacagaactgatgcaaccatacattgatgaacacttggctatcattaatGAGGAGAGAAATGGTCGTACAAATGAGTGGGTTATGAAATAGCACAAACAACGAataactatatggttgaaggaccaaaacataccgactGGAGAAACCACAGATGATATTACTATCAATAGGTTGGCGGCGGGGTCATCAAGAccagtgacatcttggaaagcttatgagatcaatgggtacacatactatgcccacgcaaaggatagtacatgtgtgaaccaaaacagcagtgttcgaatagaagctctcgacgGAATGGGGAGAAAGATCCAattctttggcatcattgaagatatatgggaacttgactatggaaggggtaTACAGGTGGCCATGTTTTGATTCTCTAAGATAAACTCTATGTAAACAGTGATTCTAGGCGTGGAATGAATAGAATCATTTTTTTCAACTCCTAGCCTCCTAGCTCAATTCAAAGAATTACTTCATCGAATTAGCAAAGAATCACTTATCggtaaaaaaaaaactgtttggCATAGCTTCTCCTAGATTTAGCCTGGAAGCTGCTCTAGGTGCTCTGCAAAACTGGCCCTAAGGGCACCTGCAATGGTTAGAGCTAGTTACTAGCCAATTCCTTCAATAGTGCTAACTTTAGCACATAGATTTTAACATGGATAGCCCTATATGACACTCTCACATAACTTTGAAGTGTGTGCAAGAGCTTAGCTCTTGATCAAGGGCTATAttttctctcttctattaaaatataagaAAAATGCTTCGAGTTAGCTTAAAAGTCTATTGTTGGAGCTGCCCTAAGATATCCATGCAACTACTTGCTCATGTTTCTTACATAGAGCTAACTGGGTCAAAAATATAACAGGTACAACAAAACAACTTCTCTAGGGATACACATTAGGACAATTACATGGACAAATTAGGTTAATCTCGAAATTTTCCAGCTCAATTCTATAGATGTACTTACAAGGGTAGAGTTTTCGTATGTTCACTCATAAGGATGAGTGTGGACAAGTGCTATGAGCATCTGCATCTATTAGGGCTAGATAAAAAGCTCAATGAGCTAGCTTAGTGATCCATTTCAACATTGCTCTGATTCACCATTGTCTTTCAAGTTCCGAATTAGTTCTTTTTTAAAGAAATTTAATTTTATCTTGGCTCGTTAAGCTTGTGTGAAATTGGGTATCAAACAATGAGTATGACAAATAATAATATATCAATCTTGATGAAAGCTTGAAAAATGCTCTTATGCAACCTGATTGCAAATAAAAATTGTTGAAACAAAAAATATTGAGCTAGATAAAAATAGAAATCCCTTGGAGTAATAAAATATAATAAATTAAATTTTGTAGTGCAATGGCTATATCGAGATAAATAGGGGATTTTCCATGATTTTGGAGAATTCGATTTCGGAGTACAGTCTAGAGATCAGTCGAGTCTCGAGTGCTCCCTCGCGCATTCCTTCAATTTCCCCACTCTCTTGCATCAAAAAAAATTTCCCCACTCCCGTTCGTCTTCCGCGTGTGAACCACATCTTCAGTAGGGCAAATCCGTTACCCATGGCACAAGAACTTATAGCTGATGAGTAAGGATccaaatgttgtatgttgctagtagcatTAAAACTCAAAGAATTTACGGTAGACATCGGCTATTGACCATATCCATAATTATGATGTTTATGATAAGGAGCATTAACAAAAGTACTAGCCAATGCAACAAATCTAGTATCATTATGActagcaacaccaacatgagagTTCACTGAACTTGCAAAATAATTATTAGAATCATAAGATGCATTTGTGAGCTGTACCTCGAGGTAATTATAGTAATTTTGTGATGCAACACCTTGGTACTCTGTGATTTATAACTTGACCGTCTTGCTGAATTTTTCAATAAGCAGCACAACTTGTTACAAAATCACAAGGGGTCAAAACCAGATGTGTTATGTGGGGCCAACAATGTCAGTGCTGCTCCAGGGCTCGAGATGCTGCTAGGGGCGCACCCAATGAGGTGCATGCGGAGACAGCTGAAATCAATGGCAGTTAAAGTTGTCGGTTAGGGGTTAAAACCCAGGGAGGTGCATGCACAGCCAGCTGCAATGGCAGTAAGCTGGCCGCTTAGGGAGTAAAAAGTTAATGGCTAGGAGAGAATCGAGGAGTTAGGACTCAGGAACTTCTATTTATATCTTGTAACCGGCTGAGAATGAAAAAAAGTAAGAACAAACCTATTCCTAATTTCCCTGTTCTCTCTTTATCTCATCCTCTTCATCGTAGGGTGCACAGGGGATTGAGAAACTCCACACCATTATCAACCCAAGCTACGAGCTTCGTAATCGAGGGCCAACTACCTTGAGCACCAACGCCTTTGACAAGATGCGATTGGCCTTTTGGTCCAAATACAATGGTAATGGCGAGCATAAGAATATCGATCAATCAAGGCTAGGGCTAGGACAAGAAGATTCGGCTACAAAGTAGAGCCGAAGCAAATTCTTCCACAAAGGAGTTACCAAAAAGTGTCTTGACACTAGATTGATCCCAGATCACACACCAGCAAGGGCTAGATCGCCCGGGCTGCTATGGACCGAAGAACGCAGCAAGGATGTCACACTTTGGTGGTGAAGAatggagaggtttacaagcaaaccaccagtGGATAACTAAGGTGCTTGTGTGACGAAGAACCGACTAATTtttaggcaaactagcaaagaaaccatcAAAGCTCTAGCCCGGGAGGGACTCCGTCGGGGGCAAGGACGtcgtcgggttgccctaggtcggccaGCAAGCCTAGGATGCCATCATTTGTCGTCGAATCAAGGGATGAACAACATGGCGGTTGGAAAAAGAGGGTAAAAGGTTGGAGTAGATTGATTTTGATGATTGAGTGTTGGATCCTTCAACCGGCcctgatcctctcatatatagagagatgggtggtcttatcccatagGAAATAACTCCATATCATGATCTCCAAGTTTTCTACGCGAAAATACGTCAAAATTATGACCAAAATAGAGTTTGGGTCGGACTTGTACAGGCAAACCAGCCTAGCCGGGACTGGTTTTCACAGGGCCTGGGCAGCCATAGGTGCAGGCAAACCGGCCGGGCTCGTTTGCAAACTGGCCTCGCTGGTTCAAACCGGCCTAGTCAGATCTACTGCGGTTCGGTGTGGAAAATCTTCCAaaaattttaattattttatttgGACTCCAAACGAGGCAAACCGTATATGTTTTTCGACCAGTTCGATGAGAGGAACGTAATGGTGCAATCCAATCTTGCATTTGAGGAACTTGCCTTAACTGGCCTGGACGGTTTGGGAACTGGCCTAGCCAGTTCTAGCAGGGTTAGCACCCCCGAAACGTTATTTCTTCGTGCAGGCTGCAAATGGGATGATCCAAATATGTCTTCTGACTGTCTTGACGATAGAAACATGATGGCCATGATGGCGGAGTCTATTATACACTTTGGCCACTTTTGGTTGTTAACAAATAAATTATATGAGCTAGCTGTTTTAATACTGTTGGAGCTATCCTTGGACAATCGAGTATTTTGTTGCAGGTGCAGCGGTTGGTAAAACGAACTTCGCTCTTTTGATGTGGGCTCTTCTTTCGTTTAGCTATGTGGGACAGATGCCTAGCTGCTCGGAGTTAGTCTGTATGTCTAGTTTCTTCTCTCTCTAAGTACaaacagtcttttgtatttacGTTTACATGAATGGAAATGGGCTCTGTGTAAAAACAGCATAGAAAATTGTTTTTTTTCACAAATAGATTGTCATTTTAGTATTAACTAGAAGAAcaccccgcgcgttgctgcgggaaCTACTGATTTGGAATGAAATTTAACTATTCATATAATTCTTAGGAAGAGATTAACTATTATAAACTAATGTTAGTGGATAGCGTGCACACTGATGTGGGTAACTAAATATATATCAATGGATGATGTGTCTTGCTCACGTGAATATCATAATTGCTTGTGCTAGTGAACTTTAATTATAAGTAATAGTAAACTACTGAGGTGGACACCTTGCATATCAAGATAATATTATAGTGGGCTTTAGAATTATAAGACATATAGATTGAGTAAAGCTTCTATCGGGTCATCTCAACAAATCTGAACAAAGTTATTTTATCACAAGACAACTTCACAGAAAGAAGAGCACATATACACTACGGATCTAGGAGAGACGACCACGAAACCCAAACTCATGTGCCGTGGTGAGTAATGCTctatctattctaaattataagacgttttggcttttgaAGATTCATATTGGCTTTTGAAGATTCATAGTTTTTATTATACGTCTAGATATATGTTATATTTAAATACATAGCAAATGCTATGAATCTAAAAATGtcaaaacattttataatttgggatAGAGGAAATACTGGTTACTGCAATTACTGTACCTTCACCCATAACACATGCACGTACGTACGCCTACCCTGCTAGACGCTGAGGTACATGTCGATCTTGAGTACGGCGTTGTTGCTGCTGGCGTTGAAGGCGTGCGTCCTGAGCAGGCCGTAGCCGACGGCGCCGCGGAGGCCGCCTGTGGCCCCAACCACGGGCAGCTCCCTGACGTCGTCGAGGATGGCGTCCCTGGCCAGCACGGCGACGGCGCTCCCGTTGTGCTCCCCCGCCGTGAACACCATGTTGGCGGAGAGCAGCAGCGCCCCGTCGCCCGAGCGGGACGCGAAGAGGTAGAACCCCTGCGCGCGCCCGACCACGCGGGACGACGCCGCGTCGGGCCCCTCCGTCAGCGGGTCGTCGATCACGTACATGTCGCCGAACCGGTTGATGGGGTCGCCCGGCAGCGGCGTCGCGCCCCTCACCACGCGCTCCGCCGTCGGTGCGCTCCCCGTGGACGCCGTCACCGTGTCGTGCATGTAGAACTGGAGGTGGTGAGTAGTTTTGGCGGTGCCGTTGGTGATGGAGGTGGCGGCGAGCACCGCTAGCAGGATCTGGATGGTGCGGTTGGCGTTGGCCATGGCCGCACGGGCGACAGAGGTCGTGTACGTGCTAGAGAGAAGGAAGAGATGAAAGGAAGCGAGCAATGAGGTGAGATCATGATGTCCGTAGTGTTAGCTACTAGTTTGGTGATGGGGTCGTAGCTAGTGTGTCCTACACTACTACGTTTAGGGTGGATGACAGCGAATGGATCAGTGGATGTGCATCGTGACTACCTTTAGGTAGTGCGTACTCGCAGTCCCTCAGTCCCTGTAGCAAAAGCAAGGAATCGATCGATCCATCGATTGCTAAGCAAAGCACTAACGATCGGTGGTCGGGCTTGAGAGAGGCTTGGCACCTGCAAGCTAGCTTGTGTGGTTCACAGACGGTGCACGTACgggccactatggcagcaggtCCAGCTCGGAGGTTGGTAAGTTCATGGCCGATCTGAATCGAACCAACCATTGAAGATTGTGACTGGTGTGGTTCGTGAAAAGCATCACCTTTTGTCCTGCTCATCTTTTCTCCTGTTTGCAAATTGTGTGGCGGAGCGGGCTCATGATGAAGCCGAGGGTGTGCATGGGTCAGCCTGTTCAAGGCTTGCCTAGTGCAACATGGGCTTTGTTAATGTACAGCTTGGAGTGAGTCCTACTGGCCAATCCCGGTTACACATATGGCGCGCTATAGGGCTATACAATCTGTATGAACACGAGCAGGCCAGTGAGATCAGCTAACCTGTACGAGTACAGAAATTCCATGCCTATGAAGCCTGCAAGTGCAACATTATGCCCATGAAAGAGAATTTCAGCCCGCTCTGTCCACGATGACAAAGGCAGGAATAATTTTCAGATGTGGCGAGATTTATAAAAATCAAACATATGTATCATACTGCTTTGCAAATCTAACAGAAATCCAGCCAATACTTTACTTTTAGATTTCTATTATATTTATTGTTTCTGGCTGCCCTTATGGATTCACTACATTTTGCAGTTGCTAACATCATTATCCTATAGAAATGAATCAATTTGTGGTATGTTTATCAACTTCATACGCGCACACACAAATAGGATGGTATGTGCCTATGTACCGTGAGTTTAAATATAGTCAGCGTAATAGGCTTCTCATAGTTTTTTTTCTCATGGTCAAAAACGGTCTTCAGGGACGGTTCTTAAACCAACACTACGTCATCGATTGTTAAATTAGGACTCTTGTAGCATTGGATATTTAATATCCTTTGTCTGTTTAAACAAGGCCAAAAGCAAGGGCTCAATTGATCGATTGCCAAGCAATGGCACTAACAATCCATCGAGGACCGGGGCTTGAGAGAGGCTTGGCACCTGCAAGCTTGTGTGGTTCACATATGGTGCACGTACGACGGGTCACTATGGCAGCAGGTCCAGCTCAGAGGTTGGTAAGTTCACTCCTGATTTGAATCGAACCAACCATTGAAGATTGTGACTGGTGTGGTTCGGTGAAAAGCATCAACCTTTTGTCCTCCTCATCTTTATTTTCTCCTGATGAGTCAGCTAGTTTTACTGAAACTGTAAAGTGCTGATCCAGATCTGTGACGCGCCCACCATAACCAGTGCCCAcccctgccgccgccaccgctggcTCCGGCGCCCGGctctccctcctccccctccccttccccgACCCCTTTCTCCTCCCCCTCGCGAGATCCCTCTGCTCAGCCATGCGCGACCCTTCAGTGCATGCCGGCGCCGGCGCAGGCGGCCGCCCCGGCAGCGCTGACCGGCCCCGCCTCACCCCCTCCCCCGCAGCGCGGCCCTGATGCCGGTGCGCGCGTGCGTTTGGGGGCCGGTTTCCCGGCAACAACGCGCAGGAGACGAGGCCGGCAGGCAGAAATGCCCCGCCGCTCGCCGGATCTGGGTCCACATCAGCCAACAAGGCCATCTCCTCCTCCAGCGCCCCCTCGACCCCTCCACCGCCGGGGCCGGCCACTGACAGCCCGCTGCCGTGCACGGCCGCAGCGCCGCCGGTCTCCACCAGCCCCTCCGTGCTCTCGCTAGATGCGGCCCCATTCTACCCAAGCCCCTCCTCCGGAGGGCGCACGAAGAGTTGCCGGTGGGCGGACAACGACTGCGAGGGGTCCAACGACAACCAACCGCTACCTAACTCGACGCAATTCTTCGTCAGGTGAAGCCGGTTTCGGCGTCCCCGCCGCGTGCCCAGCCTCGTCCAGCGGTGGTTGGGGGCTGGGGCGGTGCAGACGCTGGTCAGCAGGGATGTGGGCAAAGGCCGAGGAGACGTTGTCGGCCGCGTCCCCAACTGGTGCACGGCCTGCCTGCTCGGCCTGTGGAAGGCCGCGTCCCTGTCTGCCAACGCCTTGGTCGTCACGGACAGGTCTCCGCACCCAACGCTGATGGGTGGTGTGAGATTCTCCAATGGCAGGAGACACGACCGTCGGCCGCCTCGACCGAGAAGCAGCTCCCGCGGGCTCGGAACATCCCGGTAGAGCTACACGGCAGATGTTTCAACTGCCTTTTCTACTCACACCGAGTAGCGACCTGTCAGTTGCCACAGCGTTGTCTACGCTGTTATGGCTACCGTCACCTCACTAGGGACTACAAGTGGCCTAGGCGTGCCGCGGCGACGGTGTCGGAGGCAGGGGGTGGCGGCTCACGACCTTCCCTGCATGCGCCACATGGTGGCTCGGTCGGAGCCGCGCAGATGGCTGTGGGGGGCACCAACGGCACCCGTCGATGGCGTCAGTGGCGCCGGAGCAAGCTGCCGAGGGAGAACAACATCGCTACTTTTACAACCACACGCTGCTCCCACGAGTCTAATCTGCTCGTGGTGGAGCTGTGCGAGGGCGCTGGGCCTCCCGTATGGATCGACCCGATGCTCGATGAGCTCACTACCTCGCTTGTCGTGAGTCGATCTACGGGTGCTCCAGTGTTGGGGCGCCCGTCTACTTCGACTGCGGCCTCCCTAGAGGCTCAGGCATCGCTGGCGAACACCCGTTCGCCACCACGGATGGTTCAGCTCAGCTGCGCGGATGCTGAGGCATCGGGGGTGGATGGTGACGATCTGCCAGTTTCACCTTTGGCCCTCGCCAGGAAGTTTGTTAGGCGCGTCTCCGCCCCGCTGAAGACTCCCATCCTCAAGGCGCCACCCCGACGTCGAACCCGTCGCTCTCGATCGTCGGTCACCATCCGCTGTAGCACGCGTTTGGCAGCAAAGTGTGCATCTCAGGCCCCTGACGCCACCCTTCAAGCACAGAAGTTGCTTGTGTCCAAGTGGGAACCCTCCGCCTCACAACCGTCGGATTCCCAGGTTGGCAGACTTCCAGCAGACATTCCAGGGTCCGCTCGACGCCGCAAAGAGGGCCGCACTTCGAGCGCTTATGAAGTTCGACGTGGCGGGGTTCGAGTGTTTGTTGGAGGAGGCATGCTAGTCTCGTTGGCGCCTGCCCAATTGGTTGCACAACTTTCTTGTAATGTAATTTAAGTTAGTTTATCTGGGTCGTGTTGGCTTCCATCCTTCCATGGTAATCTATGGATTACTTGAGAATATTTTAATCAGTCAAACTCTGCTTatgcttaatgaaaaacgtgtcGCAAGGACACGCTCCCGAAATTTTTTTCTCCTGGTTGCAAATTGTGATGGAGCCGAAGGTGTGAGCCTGTTCAAGGCTTGCCTAGTGCAACATGGGCTTTGTTAATGTCACGCCTGGAGCGAAGCCTGGGCGAGCGCGGTTACACATCAGGCGCGCCATCGGGCTATACAATGTGTAGGAACCCGAAGGCCCAGTGATTCTAGCTAACCTGCACCACTAATGAAATTCCATGCCTACGACTACGAGGCCTGCGCGTGAAACATTATGCCCATGAAAAGAAGTTCAGCCCGCTCGGTACAGCTATGGCTGACTAAAATAATATATGGAAAAAGGCACGTAGTCTACTTTTTTTTGCGGGGAAGGCATGTAGTCAGATGATTAGAAGAGTAGCACCTCAGTTCCTCGATTCGACTTTCCGTTGGGAGAGAATATTCAAAGATTTAATGGTATCGTGCATTAAGTGATAGGCGACGCTTCTGTCGACATGGAGGCGCCTATCTCAATCTTGAGGATTTACCATACCAGTCAGAGGCAGGAACCTAGGGGGGCCAGCAGGGGTTGTGGCCCCCCTAGATTCATTTAATACTTATACAAATATTTCAATTTATAGGAAAAATACCAATTGTCACTCATTTTTTGATTAAAATATTATGATTTTGGTTATAAATAgtgtaaaaaattaaaaaaattattaaAACATATAATTATGTATATTTTATCACACTAAAAAATACGATCACATTTGTCCGGCCCCCCTTAATCAAAATTGTTGGTTCCGCCTCTGGTACCGATCTTTCAAAAACTCGAAGGGTAGGGtttgcgtgcgtgtatttatagggATGAGTGTTTATGCACTGTAAAACTATGTAATTCAAAGATTTAGTGATATTGTGCATTTAGTGGTAGGCAACGTTCTCGTCGACAAGTGAGGCGCTTGTCTCAATCTTGAAGATTTGCCAGCCCATCATTGAAGAACATCATAGGGTAGGATTTGCTGGCCCATATTTTGAAAAAACATAAAGGGTAGAGCTTACGTAAGTgggttcataggggtgagtgttcGTGCATTGTAAATAAAACTATGTAATTCTGAAAAAAGACAGCATTCCCTAGAGGGGGAGTGTCGGAGtataagtgaattgcccaccccactactacacaaatgatttcgCCAGACACTGCCCTATCATTAACGCAGGTGGTCAGGAAAATCCTAAACCGTCTCGTAAAATACCTGAGAATTTTCAGAGGCAGACATTTTATCTATGGAGGCGATCAAAATTTGCCGCCTCCTGAAATGGGTTTATCAAAGCGGCCAAAAAGGAGGTAAAAAAGTGACCGCCTCCTAAAatagatttacggaggcggtcaaaGTGCCCACCACCTAAAATGAATTTACGGAGTCAGGCGTCTTAGGATG
This sequence is a window from Miscanthus floridulus cultivar M001 chromosome 10, ASM1932011v1, whole genome shotgun sequence. Protein-coding genes within it:
- the LOC136484919 gene encoding dirigent protein 21-like, which codes for MANANRTIQILLAVLAATSITNGTAKTTHHLQFYMHDTVTASTGSAPTAERVVRGATPLPGDPINRFGDMYVIDDPLTEGPDAASSRVVGRAQGFYLFASRSGDGALLLSANMVFTAGEHNGSAVAVLARDAILDDVRELPVVGATGGLRGAVGYGLLRTHAFNASSNNAVLKIDMYLSV